A portion of the Naumovozyma castellii chromosome 2, complete genome genome contains these proteins:
- the ECM3 gene encoding putative ATPase ECM3 (ancestral locus Anc_2.192) produces MTHITLGQVIWSSVRPIIKIYFIIGAGFGLARMGILTAEATRSISDIVLTILLPSLSFNKIVANIEDKDIKMVGIICLTSALVFGTGLGFAFIIRQFMPVPKKWRGGILAGGMFPNISDLPIAYLQTMDTGFIFTAAEGEKGVANVIIFLACFLFCVFNLGGFRLIENDFNYKDEESAVHPEELEGNSLSDHADTLDNGSSSSSDEQILETKKEESSSSSSATPNDANNDNEVDLADVQAIKKNISHTQLQRVESSAESISTERSTVTSIDSHVVGETLGFVGNAGSLHSATQNSVEARRTRSQPIALTAPASAVRENDSGITAYKTTSYQSLRSIDARQLPTQTMDAIINEYSNVDQFGQRRRLSISPEVAGGVEGFNNDSHSVIERIKSSNLTRILTSDATVSKKDIEESGSSLPNWIQKFPLTPFIVFFLKNCLRPCAMAVIAALIIAFIPWVKALFVTTPTTPKIKQAPDEQPALAFIMDFTSYVGAASVPFGLLLLGATLGRLKIGKLYPGFWKSAVLLVFLRQCIMPIFGVLWCDRLVKAGWVNWEDDKMLLFVIAITWSLPTMTTLIYFTASYTPLDCDEPIQMECVSFFLMIQYPLMAVALPFLVSYFLKVQMKV; encoded by the coding sequence ATGACACATATTACATTAGGTCAAGTGATTTGGTCCTCAGTGAGACcaatcattaaaatttatttcatcATTGGTGCTGGGTTCGGCCTAGCAAGAATGGGGATCCTAACAGCAGAGGCAACAAGATCTATCTCAGATATCGTTTTGACCATTCTGTTACCGTCTCTATCATTTAACAAGATCGTCGCcaatattgaagataaagatattaaaatGGTGGGTATTATATGTTTAACATCAGCATTAGTATTCGGTACAGGTTTAGGTTTCGCATTCATTATAAGACAATTCATGCCAGTCCCCAAAAAATGGAGAGGTGGTATCTTAGCAGGTGGGatgtttccaaatattaGTGATTTACCAATCGCTTACTTACAAACTATGGATACTGGGTTTATCTTCACAGCGGCAGAAGGTGAAAAGGGTGTCGCcaatgttattattttcctAGCCTGTTTCTTATTTTGTGTGTTTAATCTAGGTGGGTTCCGTTTAATCgaaaatgatttcaattataaagatgaagaaagtgCGGTACATCCAGAAGAATTGGAGGGAAATTCACTTTCTGATCATGCTGATACTCTAGATAACggatcatcatcttcaagtGATGAACAAATATTAGAAAccaagaaagaagaaagttcATCTAGTTCCAGTGCGACTCCAAATGATGCcaacaatgataatgaagtaGACTTAGCTGACGTTCAAGCtataaagaagaatataagTCACACACAATTACAACGCGTTGAGTCATCAGcagaatcaatttcaacagAACGTTCTACTGTTACATCAATCGATTCCCATGTTGTTGGAGAAACTCTAGGATTTGTCGGAAATGCAGGAAGTTTACATAGTGCAACTCAAAATAGTGTTGAAGCTCGTCGTACTAGAAGTCAACCAATTGCCTTGACTGCACCAGCTAGTGCAGTAAGAGAAAATGACTCAGGTATCACTGCATACAAGACTACATCCTATCAATCATTACGTTCCATTGATGCAAGACAATTACCTACTCAAACCATGGACgctattattaatgaatattcCAATGTTGATCAATTTGGTCAGAGAAGAAGACTTTCAATCTCCCCTGAGGTTGCCGGTGGTGTTGAAGGATTCAACAATGACTCACATTCTGTTATCGAAAGGATAAagtcttcaaatttaacaaGAATTCTTACATCAGATGCCACCGTGAGcaaaaaagatattgaagaatctgGTAGTAGTTTACCAAACTGGATTCAAAAATTCCCCCTAACTCCATTTattgtcttcttcttaaaGAATTGTTTAAGACCATGTGCTATGGCAGTTATCGCCGCTTTAATTATTGCATTTATCCCATGGGTTAAAGCATTATTTGTTACAACACCAACTACTCCAAAAATTAAACAAGCTCCTGATGAACAACCAGCACTAGCATTTATAATGGATTTCACAAGTTATGTTGGTGCCGCTTCGGTCCCCTTTGGTCTTCTTCTATTAGGTGCAACCTTAGGTAGATTAAAGATTGGTAAATTGTACCCTGGTTTCTGGAAATCTGCAGTTTTACTTGTTTTCCTAAGACAATGTATTATGCCAATCTTTGGTGTTTTATGGTGTGATCGTTTGGTCAAGGCTGGCTGGGTTAATTGGGAAGATGAtaaaatgttattattcGTTATCGCTATTACGTGGTCACTGCCTACTATGACAACACTAATCTATTTCACAGCAAGTTATACTCCTTTGGATTGTGATGAACCAATTCAAATGGAATGtgtttcctttttcttGATGATTCAGTATCCATTGATGGCTGTTGCCTTACCATTTTTGGTTTCATACTTCCTGAAGGTTCAAATGAAGGtctaa
- the CMR2 gene encoding Cmr2p (ancestral locus Anc_2.191), with product MDFSIPPNLPLDIQNKLNELIQDYKDENLTVKGYETKRKLLLENHKVHTTNPFFSHNSINSSMTMSHKSNVMHIPGRNQSLYLNNVAADSTSTMSSPVSKRESIAEMQHSIYRVTTINSNSGFSTPRRYKRKSSSIQLSLPFNSSQYNSSDGSEESNHVVYDPMFPLLPRPLEEKKSNGPIGSLPLIVRGRFEHYGSENAMISVNSKGKETFISWDKLYLRAEKVANELTKHKLYRMDKVLLWYNKEEIIEFTVALLGCFIAGMVAVPISFESYSLGEIIEIIKLTNSKFILLSNECHKQLDNLHSTSNNTKIKLIKNEFFQQITFLKTDDLGTYSKAKKSTPTFDIPNVSYIEFTRTPLGRLSGVVMKHKILINQFVILSDILDSRSMPHWKKKNIRRPFDKKIPQQTSYTGLASRFVILNTLDPTRSTGLIFGVLFNIFSGNLLISVDTALIEKPGGYENLVAKYRADILLNDQLQLKQIVINFLENPELAISKKKQKVDFSCIKCCLTSCTTIDTEVTEMVVHKWLKNLGCIDAPLCYSPMLTLLDFGGIFISTRDQLGHLENFPIHDSKLRLQDQVFVNKEKLKSNIVESSITAMINSSSSFKDYLKLETFGFPIPGMTLCVVNPDDNTLVPDLSVGEIWISSNFVTDEFYQMDKVNDFVFKAKLNYPKMFSFLSQSNELPERSSSSNISKISEKLDTVLTVCPANTPFLRTKLMGFVYNGKIYVLSLIEDMFLQNKLVRLPNWSHTSDLSKVKKVHKHTHSSGKNSISSRASTIKDDSTAKELTTVGSKRQVQTHYLQQITETVVRTVNTVFEVSAFEINENKDEHFLVMVVESSLAKSKESMTSPDGVLISMTDRQKAQFEKSMNDLTDQIYRILWIFHKIQPMCIVVVPKDSLPRRYCSLELANSTVEKKFLNGELQSKFVKFQFDNIILDFVPHSGYYNESIFSEHLSNLRRTCLGDIIKAKDPNIDMKSMWQTSGIDYRDTSLDVKDRTKKLTDFKTILEILEWRIANNGNEAAFTDGGNSTYANSNNNENNFHSKVSWKSFGHIVGSFLKKIVGSKVPLSPNDRVIIMCDNSVEYVAIVMACFYCNFVIIPLPIFDENNVGDEFQFLTTIIKSYKVKRIFVDARTHNLLDNHPATNKIYKRYKALIPKITVFSKIKIKSDLTIRIFKNTLLKRFSYRPGVKSNTSPCVVWVNQKYDTLSNIHVTMTHHILMNSCKILKETLQLSNDSSLFSVCSHTFGIGFLNSCLLGIYVGSTTSLFALSDVTAEPRDFLFGLQNLPVKDLFLELNTFRMLMEKASMVLKSSAQSRGTKSSSKDSGKNSSKSSILRADFMRNIQNLMIPFSTRPDTVTVENLLRKYDSILITSTQINYVYEHHFNALISLRSYLDIPPVDLYLDAVSLREGIVKEVDPSITNETEYIRIQDSGTVPVCTDVSITNPETLLPCFDGEFGEIWCCSEGNVFDYYISDGDKKLLKDPFITQQFKSKFDKKVDNGLTYLRTGDLGFIKNVTCKNSEGTPINLNLLFVLGSINETIEVLGLTHFVSDLERTVKATHGSIINCIISKAGGLLVCLVQCSDSVQGKLGNITSLIVSGLLNVHGIVLDLCTFVKMKTSRRYNVSDWANNRTTVMEDWFSQELEIEEQYGINYGENISIYLLSDFEKGN from the coding sequence ATGGATTTTTCAATACCGCCAAATCTACCGCTAGATAtacaaaataaattaaatgaactGATACAGGACtataaagatgaaaatcTGACGGTAAAAGGTTACGAAACTAAGAGGAAATTGCTTTTAGAAAACCATAAGGTACATACGACAAACCCATTTTTTTCCCATAATTCGATTAATTCCTCTATGACCATGAGTCATAAATCAAATGTAATGCATATTCCAGGAAGAAATCAAAGTCTATATTTAAACAATGTTGCTGCTGACAGTACGTCTACCATGTCATCGCCAGTGAGTAAACGTGAAAGTATAGCAGAAATGCAACACTCCATCTATCGAGTTACGAcaattaattcaaactCAGGTTTCTCAACGCCAAGAAGATACAAAAGAAAGTCATCATCCATTCAATTGTCATTACCATTCAATAGCAGCCAGTACAATTCCAGCGATGGATCAGAGGAATCAAACCATGTTGTCTACGACCCTATGTTTCCATTATTGCCACGTCCCCTAGAGGAGAAGAAGAGCAATGGTCCAATAGGATCTTTGCCTCTCATTGTGCGGGGTAGATTTGAGCATTATGGTAGTGAGAATGCTATGATTAGTGTAAATAGTAAGGGGAAAGAAACATTCATTTCTTGGGATAAACTTTATTTGAGAGCTGAAAAGGTTGCTAACGAATTGACTAAACATAAACTTTATAGGATGGATAAAGTTCTACTTTGGTATAATAAGGaggaaattattgaattcacAGTTGCGTTGTTGGGATGTTTTATAGCAGGTATGGTGGCTGTTCCTATATCGTTCGAATCTTATTCACTTGGCGAAATTATAGAGATTATAAAATTGActaattcaaaattcaTTCTACTATCAAATGAATGCCATAAACAATTGGATAACTTGCACTCAACATCAAATAATACGAAAATAAAACtaataaaaaatgaattctttcaaCAAATTACGTTTCTAAAGACAGACGATTTGGGCACATATTCTAAAGCTAAAAAATCTACACCGACCTTTGATATCCCAAACGTTTCCTACATTGAGTTCACAAGAACACCGTTGGGAAGACTTTCTGGTGTTGTTATGAAGcataaaatattaataaatcaatttgTGATATTGTCGGATATTCTGGATTCTAGGTCAATGCCACAttggaaaaagaaaaatataagaaGACCTTTTGATAAAAAGATACCACAGCAGACATCATATACTGGACTGGCATCCAGATTTGTCATACTGAATACACTGGATCCAACACGATCGACAGGTCTTATATTTGGTGTTCTCTTCAACATATTTTCTGGTAATTTGCTAATCTCTGTAGATACCGCCCTTATTGAGAAACCTGGTGGATATGAAAACTTAGTTGCCAAGTATAGAGCCGATATTTTATTGAATGATCAATTGCAATTAAAACAGATagttattaatttcttagAAAATCCTGAATTAGcgatttcaaagaaaaaacaaaaagtGGATTTCAGTTGTATTAAATGCTGTCTCACATCGTGTACCACTATTGATACAGAGGTTACAGAGATGGTCGTCCATAAATGGTTGAAAAATCTTGGATGTATAGATGCGCCCCTATGTTATTCACCAATGCTCACGTTGTTAGATTTCGGAGGGATATTCATCTCTACAAGAGATCAATTGGGCCATTTAGAGAACTTCCCAATCCATGACTCAAAGTTACGGTTACAAGATCAGGTATTTgttaataaagaaaaactAAAGAGCAATATTGTAGAATCAAGTATAACTGCGATGATTAATTCATCGAGCTCGTTTAAAGATTACCTTAAACTAGAAACATTTGGTTTTCCAATCCCAGGAATGACATTATGTGTAGTTAATCCAGACGATAATACTTTGGTTCCTGACTTAAGTGTCGGTgaaatttggatttcttcaaacttTGTCACAGACgaattttatcaaatggATAAAGTTAAtgattttgtttttaaAGCAAAGCTAAACTACCCCAAAATGTTTTCATTCCTGTCACAAAGTAACGAGCTCCCAGAGCGTTCGTCATCAtccaatatttccaaaatatcTGAAAAGTTGGATACAGTTTTAACAGTATGCCCAGCTAACACGCCATTTTTAAGAACTAAATTGATGGGATTCGTTTATAATGGGAAAATATATgttctttctttgattgAGGATATGtttttacaaaataaaCTAGTACGTTTGCCCAATTGGTCACACACTTCTGATCTTTCAAAAGTGAAAAAAGTGCATAAACACACACACTCAAGTGGgaaaaattccatttcatctAGGGCATCAACAATAAAAGATGACTCCACTGCCAAGGAGTTAACAACAGTTGGGTCAAAACGTCAAGTTCAAACCCATTATCTGCAACAAATCACTGAAACTGTCGTGAGGACAGTCAACACAGTATTTGAAGTTTCAgcatttgaaataaatgaaaataaggATGAACATTTCCTTGTCATGGTGGTTGAGAGTTCATTGGCTAAGTCTAAGGAATCCATGACCTCTCCAGATGGTGTATTAATATCCATGACGGATAGACAGAAGGCTCAGTTTGAGAAAAGTATGAATGATCTAACAGATCAAATATATCGAATTCTCTGGATTTTCCATAAGATACAACCAATGTgcattgttgttgttccaaAAGATTCTTTACCCAGACGATACTGTTCGTTAGAACTCGCAAATAGTACAGTGGAGAAAAAGTTCTTAAATGGAGAACTGCAATCAAAATTTGTTAAGTTCCAATTTGATAACATCATTCTTGATTTTGTGCCTCATTCAGGGTATTATAACGAAAGTATCTTCTCAGAgcatttatcaaatttgaGAAGAACATGCTTAGGTGATATTATTAAGGCAAAGGatccaaatattgatatGAAATCGATGTGGCAAACATCTGGGATTGATTACAGGGATACTTCCTTGGATGTTAAAGATAGAACTAAAAAATTAACAGACTTTAAAACcatattggaaattttaGAATGGAGGATTGCAAATAATGGGAATGAAGCCGCCTTCACGGATGGGGGTAATTCAACGTATGCCAATTcgaataataatgaaaataattttcacTCAAAGGTCTCTTGGAAGAGCTTTGGCCACATTGTGGGGTCGTTCTTGAAAAAGATTGTTGGTTCTAAAGTGCCCCTCTCACCTAATGATAGAGTGATTATTATGTGTGATAATTCCGTTGAATATGTCGCCATTGTGATGGCTTGTTTTTATTGTAACTTTGTCATTATACCTCTTCcaatatttgatgaaaataatgttgGAGATGAGTTCCAATTTTTAACAACAATTATCAAGAGCTACAAAGTCAAAAGGATTTTTGTGGATGCAAGAACTCATAACTTGTTAGATAATCATCCGGcaacaaataaaatatacaaACGCTATAAGGCACTAATACCCAAAATTACGGTGTTTTCGAAAATTAAGATAAAGAGTGATTTGACTATTagaattttcaagaatacTTTGCTGAAGAGGTTTTCGTATAGACCAGGCGTAAAATCAAATACCAGTCCTTGCGTTGTCTGGGTTAATCAAAAATATGATACTTTGAGCAACATACATGTCACGATGACGCATCATATTCTAATGAATTCTTGTAAAATTCTGAAAGAGACGTTGCAGTTATCCAACGACTCCTCGCTGTTCTCTGTTTGTTCACATACATTTGGTATTGGATTTTTAAACAGTTGTTTACTGGGCATTTACGTAGGATCCACAACCAGTTTATTTGCCCTCTCTGATGTGACCGCAGAACCAAGGGACTTCCTTTTCGGGTTACAAAATCTTCCTGTTAAGGACCTATTTCTTGAACTAAATACCTTCCGAATGTTAATGGAGAAGGCTTCAATGGTATTAAAATCAAGCGCCCAATCGAGGGGAACTAAGTCTAGTTCTAAGGATTCAGGAAAAAATTCATCTAAGTCGTCAATTCTTAGAGCAGACTTTATGAGGAATATTCAAAACCTAATGATACCCTTCTCAACTAGACCTGACACCGTGACTGTTGAAAATTTGTTGAGGAAATatgattcaattttgataaCATCAACCCAAATAAATTATGTCTATGAGCATCACTTTAACGCTCTGATATCATTACGATCATATTTGGATATTCCGCCTGTGGACTTATATCTTGATGCAGTTTCATTGCGTGAAGGTATCGTTAAAGAGGTTGACCCGTCGATAACAAATGaaacagaatatattagaaTACAGGATTCAGGTACTGTGCCAGTCTGTACAGATGTCTCTATAACCAATCCAGAAACATTGCTCCCCTGTTTTGATGGTGAATTCGGTGAAATCTGGTGCTGTTCTGAAGGGAACGTTTttgattattatatatCAGACGGagataagaaattattgaaagacCCTTTTATCACTCAACAGTTCAAAAGTAAATTTGACAAGAAAGTTGATAATGGTTTAACATATTTAAGAACTGGAGATTTAGGgtttattaaaaatgtcACCTGCAAAAACTCGGAAGGAACACCtatcaatttgaatcttCTATTTGTTTTGGGATCCATTAATGAAACCATTGAAGTTCTAGGGCTCACACATTTTGTTTCAGATTTAGAGAGAACTGTGAAGGCAACACATGGTAGCATTATAAATTGCATAATTTCCAAAGCAGGAGGATTACTTGTTTGTTTGGTTCAATGTTCAGATAGTGTACAAGGGAAACTAGGAAACATAACGTCATTAATCGTGTCTGGATTATTAAATGTTCATGGTATTGTTCTGGATCTTTGTACGTTCgtaaaaatgaaaacgTCAAGAAGATATAATGTTAGTGATTGGGCAAATAATCGTACTACGGTGATGGAAGATTGGTTTTCTCAAGaacttgaaattgaagaacagTATGGGATTAATTACggtgaaaatatttcaatatacCTTCTTTCGGACTTTGAAAAGGGGAATTAA
- the ARF3 gene encoding Arf family GTPase ARF3 (ancestral locus Anc_2.190), protein MGSSISKTLGRLFGSTEMKILMLGLDNAGKTTILYKLKLNKIKTSTPTVGFNVETVSYKNVKFNMWDVGGQERLRPLWRHYFPATTALIFVIDSSDQERLNEAKEELYSIISEKEMEKVVLLVWANKQDLKGAMKPQDVSSFLELDKNLKNQLWCVIGSNALTGQGLVEGLSWISNNTAKQ, encoded by the coding sequence ATGGGAAGCTCGATCTCAAAGACATTAGGGAGATTATTTGGTTCTACTGAAATGAAGATCCTAATGCTGGGGTTGGATAATGCTGGTAAGACTACGATTTTATATAAATTGAAGCtgaataaaataaaaacgTCTACGCCTACAGTGGGATTTAATGTGGAAACTGTGTCTTATAAAAATGTAAAATTCAATATGTGGGATGTTGGTGGTCAGGAACGATTACGACCACTTTGGAGACATTATTTCCCTGCCACGACGGCTTTGATCTTTGTAATTGATTCAAGTGATCAAGAGAGATTGAATGAAgctaaagaagaattataCAGTATTATCAGTGAGAAAGAGATGGAGAAAGTTGTCCTGTTAGTATGGGCGAATAAACAAGATTTGAAAGGGGCCATGAAGCCTCAAGACGTGTCAagttttcttgaattggataaaaatttaaagaatcaATTATGGTGTGTCATCGGCAGTAACGCTCTAACGGGGCAAGGTTTAGTCGAAGGTCTATCATGGATCTCAAACAACACCGCTAAACAATGA
- the RKI1 gene encoding ribose-5-phosphate isomerase RKI1 (ancestral locus Anc_2.189) encodes MSTNKLEDAKKAAAYRAVDENINFDEHRVIGIGSGSTVVYVAERLGQYLKDEKYHDRVAQFVCIPTGFQSKKLILDNGLQLSTVEQHPIIDIAFDGADEVDKNMQLIKGGGGCLFQEKLVSTSAKTFIIVADHTKKSPEYLGTMWKKGVPIEVVPSAYVRVCNDLENKLSATKTILRECIGGKAGPVVTDNNHFIVDAHFGDLSNPEELHTKIKLLVGVVETGLFIDNASKVYFGKADGTVEVMKK; translated from the coding sequence ATGAGTACAAACAAGCTAGAAGACGCAAAGAAGGCAGCTGCTTACCGTGCagttgatgaaaatatcaatttcGATGAACATAGGGTCATTGGTATCGGTAGTGGTAGTACGGTCGTCTATGTCGCTGAAAGATTGGGCCAATATCTAAAGGATGAAAAGTATCACGATAGAGTGGCTCAATTTGTTTGTATCCCAACTGGTTTCCAGTCCAAAAAATTGATCTTGGATAATGGGTTACAATTGAGTACTGTGGAACAACACCCAATAATCGATATTGCATTTGATGGTGCCGATGAAGTGGATAAGAATATGCAATTGATTAaaggtggtggtggttgtttattccaagaaaagCTAGTCAGCACAAGCGCCAAaactttcattattgtaGCAGATCATACAAAGAAATCACCTGAATATTTAGGCACCATGTGGAAAAAAGGTGTCCCAATTGAAGTTGTTCCATCTGCTTATGTTCGTGTTTGTAACGACTTGGAAAATAAGTTATCTGCAACTAAGACCATCTTGAGAGAATGTATTGGCGGTAAGGCAGGGCCAGTGGTGACTGATAATAATCATTTTATCGTTGATGCTCATTTTGGTGATCTATCAAATCCAGAAGAATTACATACCAAGATTAAGTTACTAGTCGGTGTTGTAGAAACAGGTTTGTTTATTGATAACGCATCTAAGGTTTACTTTGGTAAAGCAGATGGAACTGTAGAagtaatgaagaaatga